A genomic window from Chitinophaga pollutisoli includes:
- a CDS encoding replication-associated recombination protein A, whose product MRAPLAERLRPETLDDLVGQEHLTGQGSILRKAIEAGKIPSMILWGPPGVGKTTIANIIAHTLQVPFYTLSAISSGVKDIREVIDLAKSRHAVLFIDEIHRFNKSQQDALLGAVEKGIITLIGATTENPSFEVNAALLSRSQVYVLKPLGPEELLKLLRIAMQKDAWLAEKTIELKETEALFNISGGDARKLLNLFELVVDTLQGESPILINNEKVMDIAQQRVALYDKSGEQHYDIISAFIKSIRGSDPNGAVYWLARMLAGGEDIKFIARRLVISASEDIGNANPNALLLATSCFQAVTVIGNPEARIILSQCATYLASSPKSNASYMAINTAQSVVGQTGDLPVPLHIRNAPTKLMKQQGYGKGYRYSHDFQNNFSEQEYLPDAIAGTRFYDPGRNPREDELRRYLKALWKEKYNY is encoded by the coding sequence ATGCGCGCACCATTGGCAGAAAGACTCCGTCCGGAAACGCTGGACGACCTCGTGGGCCAGGAACACCTGACAGGCCAGGGCAGCATCCTGCGGAAGGCCATTGAAGCGGGAAAAATCCCCTCCATGATCCTCTGGGGCCCTCCCGGCGTGGGTAAAACCACCATCGCCAATATCATCGCGCATACCCTGCAGGTACCGTTTTACACCCTCAGCGCCATTTCTTCCGGCGTGAAGGATATCCGGGAAGTGATCGACCTGGCCAAGAGCCGCCACGCGGTATTGTTCATCGACGAGATCCACCGGTTCAACAAATCCCAGCAGGATGCCTTGCTGGGCGCCGTGGAAAAAGGGATCATCACCCTCATCGGCGCCACCACCGAAAATCCTTCGTTCGAAGTCAACGCGGCCTTGCTCTCCCGGAGCCAGGTGTATGTGCTGAAGCCCCTCGGGCCGGAAGAGCTCCTCAAACTGCTGCGCATCGCCATGCAAAAAGACGCATGGCTCGCCGAAAAAACCATCGAGCTCAAAGAAACGGAAGCCCTCTTCAACATCTCCGGCGGCGACGCCCGCAAACTCCTCAACCTTTTCGAATTGGTCGTGGACACACTGCAAGGCGAATCCCCCATCCTCATCAACAACGAAAAAGTAATGGACATCGCGCAACAGCGCGTAGCCCTCTACGATAAATCCGGCGAACAGCATTACGACATCATCTCCGCCTTCATCAAATCCATCCGCGGCAGCGATCCCAACGGCGCCGTGTACTGGCTCGCCCGCATGCTGGCAGGCGGGGAAGACATCAAGTTCATCGCCCGGAGGCTCGTCATTTCCGCTTCCGAAGACATCGGCAACGCCAATCCCAACGCGCTTCTCCTGGCCACCAGCTGCTTCCAGGCAGTGACCGTCATCGGCAACCCCGAAGCTCGGATCATCCTGTCGCAATGCGCCACTTACCTCGCCTCCTCTCCCAAGAGCAACGCCTCCTACATGGCGATCAACACGGCGCAGAGCGTAGTCGGCCAAACCGGCGACCTCCCCGTTCCGCTGCACATCCGCAACGCGCCCACCAAACTCATGAAACAACAGGGCTACGGCAAAGGTTACCGCTATTCCCACGACTTCCAGAACAACTTCTCCGAACAGGAATACCTGCCCGACGCTATCGCGGGCACACGCTTCTACGACCCGGGAAGAAATCCCCGGGAAGATGAGCTCCGCCGCTACCTCAAAGCGTTGTGGAAAGAAAAATACAATTACTGA
- a CDS encoding ATP-binding cassette domain-containing protein, protein MSSHSLPFLSMDHITVRNQQHTLLRDFTWQVNTGEHWAIVGRSGAGKTSLLDTIIGKNNVIGGSIRHYFYERYRETHQISDPYFNYRRLVAMVGHHNDFRNKSNMPDFYYQQRFNSMDSSDAPTVSEYLEDCQDDPLLAPLNIGPLRHKELIKLSNGETRRVMIAKALLRQPSLLLLDNPFIGLDVQARQAFRGIVDHLAASGVAVVLVTTPQEIPAAITHVLELEEGRVAGSWSRDAFLAQYRPEAPGSAVTSMDAALVASLTENTPADDFPSIVQMEKIHVKYGENVILEGIDWLVMPGEKWALLGPNGSGKSTLLSLITADNPQSYANRIHLFGRKRGSGESIWDIKRKIGFVSPELHQYFQSNATCLQVAASGFYDTIGYMRPATPEQLAVAGKWLQLLECGDYAEEFFKSVPAGIQRLTLLGRALVKNPPLLIFDEPTQGLDDHQRNHFKKVIEMLCEHMNVTMIYVTHYEEELPAPVDRFLRIRNGKMI, encoded by the coding sequence ATGAGCAGCCATTCTCTCCCATTCCTGTCCATGGACCACATCACGGTCCGCAACCAGCAGCACACCCTCCTCCGGGATTTTACCTGGCAGGTGAACACTGGCGAGCACTGGGCTATCGTTGGCAGGAGCGGGGCCGGTAAAACCAGCCTCCTCGACACAATTATCGGCAAAAATAATGTGATCGGCGGGAGTATCCGACATTATTTTTATGAACGCTACCGCGAAACGCACCAGATCAGCGACCCTTACTTCAATTATCGCCGCCTGGTGGCCATGGTAGGGCATCACAACGATTTCAGGAATAAGTCAAACATGCCTGACTTTTACTACCAGCAACGGTTCAACTCCATGGATTCGTCGGATGCCCCCACTGTCAGCGAATACCTCGAAGACTGCCAGGACGACCCGCTGCTGGCGCCGCTCAACATCGGCCCCCTCCGCCATAAAGAGCTAATAAAGCTCTCCAACGGCGAAACCCGCCGCGTGATGATCGCCAAAGCCCTCCTCCGCCAGCCCTCCCTGCTCCTGCTCGACAACCCCTTCATCGGGCTCGACGTCCAGGCGCGCCAGGCCTTCCGCGGCATCGTAGACCACCTCGCCGCCTCCGGCGTGGCTGTGGTGCTCGTTACCACCCCGCAGGAAATCCCCGCCGCCATCACGCACGTCCTCGAACTGGAGGAAGGCCGCGTCGCCGGCTCCTGGTCCCGCGACGCCTTCCTGGCGCAATACCGCCCCGAAGCCCCCGGTTCCGCCGTTACCTCCATGGACGCCGCGCTCGTGGCTTCCCTCACCGAAAATACCCCGGCAGACGACTTCCCCTCCATCGTGCAAATGGAAAAAATCCATGTGAAGTATGGAGAGAACGTTATCCTCGAGGGCATCGACTGGCTCGTGATGCCCGGTGAGAAATGGGCGCTCCTCGGCCCGAACGGCTCCGGGAAAAGCACCCTGCTCAGCCTCATCACGGCGGATAATCCCCAATCCTACGCCAACCGCATCCACCTCTTCGGCCGTAAAAGGGGCAGCGGCGAAAGCATCTGGGACATCAAGCGGAAGATCGGATTCGTTTCCCCAGAATTGCACCAGTATTTTCAGTCCAACGCTACCTGCCTCCAGGTGGCCGCTTCCGGGTTCTACGACACCATCGGCTACATGCGCCCGGCCACCCCGGAGCAATTGGCCGTCGCCGGCAAATGGCTGCAGCTGCTCGAATGCGGTGATTATGCCGAAGAATTTTTCAAAAGCGTGCCTGCCGGCATCCAGCGCCTCACGCTGCTCGGCCGCGCCCTTGTCAAAAATCCGCCGCTGCTTATTTTCGATGAACCCACCCAGGGGCTCGACGACCACCAGCGCAACCACTTCAAAAAAGTCATCGAAATGCTCTGCGAACATATGAACGTGACCATGATTTACGTTACGCATTACGAAGAAGAGCTCCCCGCGCCCGTAGACCGCTTCCTGCGCATCCGGAATGGGAAAATGATATAA
- a CDS encoding MG2 domain-containing protein codes for MHPNKRLLPLACLLTVFAAALYLAGCGTKAKEADPAFARYIDAYTTGIISKQSAIRIQLAGDVNVTHAVNEPVADDIFSFSPSISGKAFWVDATTLEFRPEKNLEPGKRYTGKFKLGKVMTVPAQFKVFTFGFEVIKPSFEVELLGLRTAGNSREKMQYTGVVRTSDAEDVQAVEKLISVQYNGEKTTLQWQHDVANRTYRFTIGNITRKSVAAKLHILWDGAPIKSDVKDSREIEVPAIGDFKVLDIQPRYEPEEHLLVQFSCPLLPTQALEGLITISGTTDLKYTIEGSEVKVFAPGRLEGNYTVVVNEGILSAFEDKLDKAFTGSVNFENRLPSVTIPGKGVIMPQSGKLVMPFEAVGLNAVDVTVVKIYESNIPQYLQRNNLNGDNELRRVAAPVAEKTIRLDADKSLNLRHRNRFNLDLEQIIKAEPGAIYRVRIGFRKAYALYTCKGEEAGSAEEEAEMEREYYGEDIDQDDAFWRRYDDYYPYGYSWNDRDNPCRNSYYHYERWASRNIVASNIGLIAKRGNDNSMVVAVTDIRDAKPLSGVDINLLDYQNQVIFSTKSDGDGFAKFELKKKPYLLVAKRENERGYLKLDDGSSLPLSRFDVKGEQVQQGMKGFLYGERGVWRPGDSLFLTFLLEDKEHKLPENHPVTLELYNPKGQLYKRINQHISLNGFYNFNTVTDAGAPTGSWLAKVKVGGAEFRRNVRIETVKPNRLKVKLDFGAQPSLVKDQQPKGTLTAAWLFGAPAQSLKAKVDVSLTSSRTAFPRLEGYSFDDPAGKFSTENKTIFDASLNEEGSAPVAANIPVGERAPGVLKANFEVKVFEPGGDFSIDHFSMPYHVFDTYVGVRAPEGNRLTGMLVTGKDHAVSIVNVDANGRLLSGSRKVEVQLYKIRWRWWWDESDDDISNFTNDNYNQLISTDQVTLAAGKGSWNLRVEQPSWGRYLIRVKDLESGHITGQSVYIDWPNYEERLSKENPTEASMLVFTASKTKYNVGEDVVLTIPSSEGGRGLISIESGSKVLRTDWINTEKGQTVYKFKAEPNMAPNIYVNVSLLQPHAQTINDLPIRMYGTIPVLVEDPNTILKPVVTLPATLRPESGASISVSEANGKAMTYTVAIVDEGLLDLTRFRTPDAHGVFYSREALGVKTWDLFDYVIGAWGGDLERILSIGGDEGLNRGASQAKANRFKPVVKFMGPFYLKKGEKQTHNFQLPPYIGSVKAMVVAGQEGAYGNAEKVAAVKKPLMLLATAPRVLGPGETIQLPVTVFGLEPHVKQASVSLSSNPYFEVVGDATKTVSFPKPGEQLVYFDVKIRSQVGIGKFKVVATSGKERAEENVELDVRNPNPFTTNVIEKTLEPGTKWDAPFAPVGMAGTNTGVLEVSTIPALNLDKRLKFLIQYPHGCVEQTTSGVFPQLSLGTIMDLSDKQKADVDHNIKSGINKLKSFQNTDGGLSYWPGSGESDEWGTNYAGHFMIEAQAKGYTLPPGLLDGWRKFQRNKAISWAPSSYNYVGGDLVQAYRLYLLALSRTPEMGAMNRLREFQYLSVAAKWRLAAAYKLAGQSEAANALVRGLSTTIQPYNQLGGTFGSTLRDKAMILETLTLLEQRAAAGALLKEVAFDLGQEQWYSTQTTAYALIAIAKYCGTNKGSKMAFAYTLSGTGGNVNSESYLTQIPVAFKANNSVSVQNKGQNVLYARLILRGQPESGQNPYAENNPEVMAMTVQYNTRTGKPVTVETLKQGTDFVATVNVRNPGKRGYYEQLALTQVFPSGWEIINTRLMGNDSTLRMSPYTYRDIRDDRVYTYFNLEENKTVTYQVLLNAAYLGRYYLPATSTEAMYDNTIHAFVPGKWVEVVK; via the coding sequence ATGCACCCGAACAAGAGGCTATTGCCCCTGGCCTGCCTGTTAACCGTATTTGCAGCAGCACTGTACCTGGCCGGATGTGGAACGAAAGCCAAAGAGGCAGACCCAGCTTTCGCCCGTTACATCGACGCCTATACGACCGGCATTATTTCCAAACAAAGCGCGATCCGTATCCAGCTGGCGGGAGATGTGAACGTGACCCACGCGGTGAACGAACCCGTGGCCGATGATATCTTCTCCTTCTCACCGTCCATTTCCGGGAAAGCTTTCTGGGTAGATGCCACCACGCTGGAATTCAGGCCGGAGAAAAACCTGGAACCCGGCAAACGCTACACCGGCAAGTTTAAACTCGGTAAAGTGATGACCGTGCCGGCGCAATTCAAAGTTTTCACGTTCGGGTTTGAAGTGATCAAACCTTCTTTTGAAGTGGAATTGCTGGGGCTCAGGACCGCCGGCAACAGCCGGGAAAAAATGCAATACACCGGCGTAGTGCGCACTTCCGACGCGGAAGATGTGCAGGCGGTCGAGAAACTCATATCCGTGCAATACAACGGCGAAAAAACGACCCTGCAATGGCAGCACGACGTCGCCAACAGAACCTATCGCTTCACCATCGGTAATATCACCCGGAAATCCGTCGCCGCGAAGCTGCACATCCTGTGGGACGGCGCGCCGATCAAATCCGATGTGAAAGACAGCCGGGAAATTGAAGTGCCGGCGATCGGGGATTTTAAAGTACTGGACATTCAGCCGAGATATGAACCCGAAGAGCACCTGCTGGTGCAGTTTTCCTGCCCGCTCCTGCCCACGCAGGCGCTGGAAGGCCTCATCACCATCAGCGGCACCACGGATCTGAAATATACCATCGAAGGCAGCGAGGTGAAAGTTTTCGCACCGGGCCGGCTCGAAGGGAATTACACCGTTGTGGTGAATGAAGGGATTTTGAGCGCGTTTGAAGACAAACTCGACAAGGCGTTTACCGGCAGTGTGAATTTTGAAAACCGCCTGCCGTCGGTAACCATCCCGGGCAAGGGCGTGATCATGCCGCAGAGCGGGAAGCTCGTGATGCCGTTTGAAGCAGTGGGATTGAACGCGGTGGATGTAACGGTGGTGAAGATTTATGAAAGCAACATCCCGCAATACCTGCAGCGCAACAACCTCAACGGCGACAACGAGCTTCGGCGCGTGGCGGCCCCCGTGGCGGAAAAAACGATCCGCCTCGATGCCGATAAATCACTGAACCTCCGTCACCGTAACCGCTTCAACCTCGACCTGGAGCAAATCATCAAAGCCGAGCCCGGCGCCATTTACCGCGTGCGCATCGGTTTCCGGAAAGCGTACGCGCTCTACACCTGCAAAGGCGAAGAGGCAGGTTCGGCGGAAGAGGAAGCAGAGATGGAACGCGAATATTATGGCGAAGATATCGATCAGGACGACGCGTTCTGGCGCCGGTACGACGATTATTACCCTTACGGATACAGCTGGAACGACCGCGACAATCCCTGCCGCAACAGCTACTACCATTACGAACGCTGGGCTTCCCGGAACATCGTCGCTTCCAACATCGGCCTCATCGCCAAGCGCGGGAACGATAACAGCATGGTGGTGGCCGTAACCGATATTCGCGATGCCAAGCCTTTGTCGGGCGTGGATATCAATCTGCTCGACTATCAAAACCAGGTGATCTTCTCCACTAAATCCGACGGCGACGGCTTCGCGAAATTCGAGTTGAAGAAGAAGCCCTACCTGCTGGTGGCCAAACGTGAGAACGAGCGCGGCTACCTGAAGCTCGACGATGGTTCCTCGCTACCCCTGAGCCGCTTCGACGTAAAAGGAGAGCAGGTGCAGCAGGGGATGAAAGGGTTCCTGTACGGGGAAAGAGGGGTTTGGCGCCCGGGAGATTCGCTGTTTCTGACTTTCCTGCTGGAAGACAAGGAGCACAAGCTTCCCGAGAACCATCCCGTTACACTGGAACTGTACAACCCGAAAGGCCAACTGTACAAGCGCATCAATCAGCATATTTCCCTGAACGGATTCTATAATTTCAACACCGTGACCGATGCCGGTGCCCCTACGGGCAGCTGGCTCGCCAAGGTGAAAGTGGGCGGCGCGGAGTTCCGGCGCAATGTGCGGATCGAAACCGTGAAGCCCAACCGCCTGAAAGTGAAACTCGATTTCGGGGCGCAGCCATCGCTCGTGAAGGATCAGCAGCCGAAAGGCACCCTCACGGCAGCCTGGCTCTTCGGTGCGCCGGCGCAAAGCCTGAAAGCCAAAGTGGACGTGTCGCTCACGTCTTCCCGCACCGCATTCCCCAGGCTGGAAGGATATTCATTCGATGATCCTGCCGGGAAATTCAGCACCGAAAACAAAACCATCTTCGACGCCAGCCTGAACGAAGAAGGCTCCGCGCCCGTGGCCGCCAATATTCCCGTCGGGGAGCGCGCGCCGGGTGTGCTCAAAGCCAATTTCGAAGTGAAAGTGTTTGAGCCGGGAGGCGATTTCAGTATCGACCATTTCTCCATGCCCTACCACGTTTTCGACACGTATGTGGGCGTAAGGGCGCCGGAAGGCAACCGCCTGACCGGCATGCTCGTTACCGGAAAAGACCATGCCGTAAGTATTGTGAACGTGGATGCCAACGGCAGGCTCCTCAGCGGCAGCCGCAAAGTGGAAGTACAGTTGTATAAAATCCGCTGGCGCTGGTGGTGGGATGAAAGCGATGACGACATCAGCAACTTCACCAACGATAATTATAATCAACTCATCAGCACCGACCAGGTCACGCTCGCAGCCGGCAAAGGCAGCTGGAACCTGCGTGTGGAGCAACCTTCGTGGGGGCGTTACCTCATCCGTGTGAAAGACCTGGAAAGCGGGCACATTACCGGTCAATCCGTGTACATCGACTGGCCGAACTACGAAGAAAGGCTGTCGAAGGAGAATCCTACGGAGGCTTCCATGCTCGTATTCACCGCCAGCAAAACGAAATACAACGTCGGGGAAGATGTGGTCCTGACCATCCCCAGCAGCGAAGGCGGCCGCGGGTTGATCAGTATTGAGTCGGGCAGTAAGGTGCTCAGAACCGACTGGATCAATACCGAAAAAGGGCAGACCGTTTACAAGTTCAAGGCAGAGCCGAACATGGCGCCGAACATCTATGTGAACGTGAGTCTCCTGCAACCGCATGCGCAAACCATCAACGACCTGCCCATCCGCATGTACGGTACGATTCCGGTGCTGGTGGAAGATCCGAATACCATCCTCAAGCCTGTGGTGACGCTGCCGGCCACGTTGCGCCCTGAGTCCGGCGCCTCCATCTCCGTATCGGAAGCCAACGGCAAGGCGATGACATATACCGTGGCCATCGTAGACGAAGGCCTGCTCGACCTCACGCGCTTCAGGACACCGGACGCGCACGGCGTTTTCTACTCTCGCGAAGCGTTGGGCGTGAAAACCTGGGACTTGTTCGATTATGTGATCGGCGCCTGGGGCGGCGACCTGGAGCGGATCCTGAGCATCGGCGGCGACGAAGGACTTAACCGTGGCGCCAGCCAGGCCAAGGCCAACCGGTTTAAACCCGTGGTAAAATTCATGGGGCCGTTTTATCTGAAGAAAGGAGAGAAGCAAACGCATAACTTCCAGCTGCCGCCTTATATCGGTTCCGTGAAAGCCATGGTGGTGGCGGGCCAGGAAGGCGCTTACGGAAACGCGGAGAAAGTAGCTGCGGTGAAGAAGCCCCTCATGCTGCTGGCCACCGCGCCGCGCGTGTTGGGCCCCGGCGAAACGATCCAGTTGCCGGTGACGGTTTTTGGATTGGAACCGCATGTCAAACAAGCCAGCGTTTCCCTCAGCTCCAACCCGTATTTCGAGGTGGTGGGCGATGCCACCAAAACGGTTAGCTTCCCGAAACCGGGTGAGCAGCTGGTGTATTTCGACGTGAAGATCCGCAGCCAGGTAGGCATCGGGAAATTCAAGGTGGTAGCCACCAGCGGTAAGGAAAGGGCGGAAGAAAACGTGGAACTGGATGTGCGCAACCCCAATCCTTTCACCACCAACGTCATCGAAAAAACACTCGAACCCGGCACGAAATGGGACGCGCCCTTTGCGCCGGTGGGCATGGCGGGCACCAATACCGGTGTACTCGAGGTTTCCACCATCCCCGCCCTCAACCTCGATAAACGCTTGAAATTCCTCATCCAATATCCCCACGGTTGCGTGGAGCAGACCACTTCCGGTGTGTTCCCGCAGTTGTCGCTCGGTACCATCATGGACCTCAGCGATAAACAAAAAGCGGATGTGGACCACAATATCAAAAGCGGCATCAACAAACTGAAATCCTTCCAGAATACAGATGGCGGATTGTCGTACTGGCCGGGATCAGGCGAGTCTGACGAATGGGGCACCAACTACGCCGGCCACTTCATGATCGAAGCGCAGGCGAAAGGGTACACCCTGCCCCCGGGCTTACTCGACGGCTGGCGGAAGTTCCAGCGCAACAAAGCCATCAGCTGGGCGCCGAGTTCTTACAATTACGTTGGCGGCGACCTCGTGCAGGCATACCGCCTCTATCTCCTTGCCCTTTCCCGCACGCCGGAAATGGGCGCCATGAACCGCTTGCGCGAATTCCAGTACCTGTCCGTAGCCGCGAAATGGAGACTGGCCGCCGCTTACAAACTCGCCGGCCAATCCGAAGCCGCGAACGCATTGGTGCGTGGCCTCAGCACTACCATCCAGCCATATAATCAGCTGGGCGGTACCTTCGGTTCCACCCTCCGCGACAAAGCTATGATCCTCGAAACGCTCACCCTTCTCGAACAACGCGCCGCCGCCGGCGCATTGCTGAAAGAAGTGGCGTTCGATCTCGGCCAGGAGCAATGGTACAGTACGCAAACCACGGCGTATGCGCTGATCGCCATAGCGAAATATTGCGGTACGAACAAAGGCAGCAAGATGGCGTTTGCTTACACCCTGAGCGGTACCGGCGGAAACGTTAATTCGGAATCCTATCTTACTCAGATCCCGGTGGCATTCAAAGCCAATAACAGCGTTTCGGTACAGAACAAAGGCCAGAATGTGCTCTACGCCCGCCTGATCCTTCGCGGGCAGCCGGAGTCGGGGCAGAACCCCTACGCCGAGAATAACCCGGAAGTGATGGCGATGACCGTGCAGTACAACACCCGAACCGGCAAACCCGTGACCGTGGAAACACTGAAACAGGGCACGGACTTCGTAGCCACGGTTAACGTCCGCAACCCCGGCAAGCGCGGTTACTACGAACAACTGGCGCTCACGCAGGTGTTCCCTTCGGGCTGGGAAATCATCAACACCCGGTTGATGGGCAACGACAGCACGCTGCGCATGTCGCCGTACACTTACCGCGATATCCGCGACGACCGCGTATATACGTATTTCAATCTCGAAGAAAACAAAACCGTTACCTATCAGGTGCTGCTCAACGCGGCGTACCTCGGGCGGTATTACCTCCCCGCCACCAGTACAGAAGCGATGTACGATAATACGATACACGCATTCGTGCCGGGCAAATGGGTGGAAGTAGTGAAGTAA
- a CDS encoding DUF6048 family protein produces the protein MKSTLSSIFSACFLLMALAAGAQDKKKDSVKGLVVEVPAGLRIGTDLTRVAMHFFQPYRTDATITLDARYRDRIFLASDISWNRTSHSDTSYTYKGGGLAISLGANYNLLKKQVPKENFMLYAGMKYGFALFNYELPAYTVPGSYWGDYHSSVNSATKSAHWVELSLGIKVEVLKNFYVGWSLHDRLLLTKKLSKGDYPPMVIPGYGKGNKGNVFDVQYTVSYLLPMWKVKQKMSLP, from the coding sequence ATGAAGTCCACATTATCCTCCATTTTTAGCGCCTGCTTCCTGCTCATGGCACTCGCGGCCGGCGCGCAGGACAAAAAGAAGGACTCCGTCAAAGGCCTGGTGGTGGAAGTGCCGGCAGGCCTGCGCATCGGCACAGACCTCACGCGGGTGGCGATGCACTTTTTCCAACCCTACCGGACAGACGCGACGATCACGCTTGACGCCCGGTACCGCGACCGTATTTTCCTTGCGTCGGATATTTCCTGGAACCGGACTTCCCATTCCGATACTTCCTATACTTACAAAGGCGGCGGCCTGGCGATATCGCTCGGGGCGAATTACAACCTGTTGAAAAAGCAGGTGCCCAAGGAGAATTTCATGTTGTATGCGGGGATGAAGTACGGTTTCGCCCTGTTTAACTACGAATTGCCCGCCTATACTGTGCCTGGCAGTTATTGGGGTGATTATCACAGTTCCGTGAATTCAGCTACCAAATCGGCCCATTGGGTGGAATTGTCGTTGGGGATAAAAGTAGAAGTGCTGAAGAATTTCTATGTTGGCTGGAGCCTTCACGACCGCTTGCTGTTGACGAAGAAGCTGTCGAAGGGGGATTATCCCCCGATGGTAATACCGGGTTACGGCAAGGGTAACAAGGGAAATGTGTTTGACGTGCAGTACACGGTGTCGTACTTGTTGCCAATGTGGAAAGTGAAGCAGAAGATGAGTCTTCCTTAA
- a CDS encoding GNAT family N-acetyltransferase, with protein MDIRWEIRTFEALSNEELYQILRLRNEVFVVEQQCAYQDADNYDQLAVHVMGMTRAGLAAYTRVFGPGIKFDMASIGRVVTAGFARRHGFGREVMHVSIATVQDKWGKMPIKISAQQYLQKFYESLGFVQRSDTYMEDNIPHIEMIRD; from the coding sequence ATGGACATCAGGTGGGAAATCAGGACATTCGAAGCGCTCAGCAATGAAGAGTTGTACCAGATATTGCGGCTCCGTAATGAAGTTTTTGTCGTGGAGCAGCAATGCGCCTATCAGGATGCGGATAATTACGACCAGTTGGCGGTCCACGTTATGGGGATGACGCGTGCCGGATTGGCAGCTTATACGCGGGTATTCGGTCCCGGCATCAAGTTTGACATGGCATCCATCGGTCGGGTGGTAACGGCGGGCTTTGCCCGGAGGCACGGTTTCGGCCGGGAGGTGATGCACGTTTCAATCGCCACGGTGCAGGATAAATGGGGGAAAATGCCAATTAAGATCAGCGCACAGCAATATTTACAGAAATTTTATGAATCTTTGGGGTTCGTACAACGAAGTGATACGTATATGGAGGATAATATCCCCCATATCGAAATGATCAGAGACTAA
- a CDS encoding SMI1/KNR4 family protein codes for MTPLEQLRKMLDEQYYTQQKEEYSVELFPGLSEEEIDDIGNQLRTNYIPDEIRELLAFSSGFLFYGLDAITFDAVNEFEIPNLIPRSIRIAGDGYGNSWVIDVDTEGDWGSVFYVGHSPAVIVKQADSLTGFLEQLHEYGKDPRKSSIGMVHEIVVNDIWNREDGLVSRDEASYSEDPELSDFARRLPHYYMLGDLRFSEVGSGFAWGKFSTDPRGIIRLKEGYLWGIEKKTPRPGGFGGGGGRFGGGNRGGGGYGGGNRGGGGYGGGNRGGGGGYGGNRGGGGGYGGGGNRGYGGGGGGYDRGGGGGGYDRGDRGGYGGGNRGGYGGGDRGGYDRGSGGDDRGDRGGYGDRGGDRGGYDRGGERGGGEDRDFNR; via the coding sequence ATGACGCCACTTGAACAGCTGCGTAAAATGCTGGACGAGCAGTATTATACGCAACAGAAAGAGGAATACTCGGTAGAATTATTCCCGGGGCTTTCCGAAGAAGAAATTGACGACATCGGCAACCAATTGCGCACCAATTATATCCCGGACGAGATCAGGGAACTCCTGGCCTTTTCCAGCGGTTTTCTGTTTTACGGCCTGGACGCCATCACCTTTGATGCGGTGAATGAGTTCGAAATCCCCAACCTGATCCCCCGCTCCATCCGTATCGCCGGCGACGGCTACGGCAACAGCTGGGTGATCGATGTGGATACCGAAGGCGATTGGGGCAGCGTTTTCTACGTGGGCCACTCTCCCGCCGTTATCGTGAAACAAGCGGATTCCCTCACCGGATTCCTCGAACAACTCCACGAATACGGTAAAGATCCCCGCAAATCCAGCATCGGCATGGTGCATGAAATCGTGGTAAACGATATCTGGAACCGTGAAGACGGCCTTGTTTCCCGCGACGAAGCCAGCTATTCCGAAGATCCCGAACTGTCCGACTTCGCGCGCCGCCTCCCGCATTATTACATGCTGGGCGACCTGCGTTTCAGTGAAGTAGGTTCCGGGTTCGCCTGGGGCAAATTCAGCACCGATCCCCGCGGCATCATCCGTCTCAAGGAAGGATATCTCTGGGGTATCGAGAAGAAGACACCTCGCCCCGGAGGCTTCGGCGGCGGCGGCGGTCGCTTTGGCGGCGGCAACCGTGGCGGTGGCGGATACGGCGGCGGCAACCGCGGAGGCGGAGGCTACGGTGGCGGTAATCGCGGCGGTGGCGGAGGCTATGGCGGCAACCGCGGCGGCGGAGGCGGTTATGGCGGCGGTGGAAACCGTGGCTATGGCGGCGGTGGCGGTGGATATGATCGCGGCGGTGGCGGCGGCGGTTACGATCGCGGTGATCGCGGCGGATACGGCGGCGGCAACCGTGGTGGATATGGCGGCGGTGATCGCGGTGGTTATGATCGCGGAAGCGGCGGAGATGACCGCGGCGATCGCGGCGGATACGGCGACCGTGGCGGTGATCGCGGCGGATACGACCGTGGCGGCGAACGCGGTGGCGGCGAAGACCGTGATTTCAACAGATAA